The Anaerolineae bacterium genomic interval GGTGTGGTAACCGAGAGCCTGTACCGGGAGACCCAGGTACTCAATGCCTTTCGTTATCGGCTGATAGAGATACCCGACGAGAGCCTGCTCGACTGACATTCTTCTGCTCACGACGGGAGGCACGCAATGGCGTCCTATGATCGGGACTCCAGGCTCCAGGCGCGACAGCACTTCCGGGAGGCGCGAAAGGAGGCCTTTGTCAATGAGATACGAAGCCTGCTTTCCGGCGAGCCGGTGGACCTGCTTTCCTTCAAGGAGGTGCAGCGCCGTCTGGGAGTGCAGACTTGTGCCATGGGCCGGCTGGAGACAGTACCTCTGAACAAGATCGTGGGCAGCGAGGGACGGTACCAGGATTTCGACCGCGAGTTCCTACCTCTGCACACGGACACGGAGAGCCGGTGGGAAAGCCTAGATGCGGCTTTCATCCGTATGGAGAACATCCCGGCCATAGAGCTATACAAGGTGGGGGACGTCTACTTCGTGCGGGACGGCAACCACCGAGTCAGCGTCGCCCGCCGGCACGGCGCTGAGTTCATAGACGCGTGGGTGGTGGACTGCCCATCGCGCATTCGGCTGGACCCGGGCGTGGACGTCAGGCGGCTGTTAGTGGAGGAGGAGCACCTAGACTTCCTCAAGCGTACTCGCCTGGACGAGATCCTGGGCACCGACATCCGCCTCACCGCTCCTGGCGCCTACGACGCCCTGGAGCGGCACCTGGATGGGCATCGGTACTTCCTGGGCCAGGAGCGAGGAGAGCCGGTCGCCTTCGAGGAGGCGGTGAGGTCCTGGTATGAGCGGGTGTACCTGCCCACAGTGGAGGTGATCCGGCGCACGAACATCATGAGCCGGTTCCCTGGCCGGACCGAAGGTGATCTGTACCTGTGGGTGCAGGAGCACCACTACTACCTGCGCGAGAGGGAGGGGGACGGGGTATCGTTGGAGCAGGCGGCGCAATCCTTCGCCCACCGGTACGGGGTCAGATGGTATCATCGGGCCAAGGCCTGGGTGATTGGCAAGGTGGCGCAAGTTCTGGGGGTGGTGGTGTCATGGCTGAGGCGCTAGTGGTGGTGAAGGTCGGCGGCAGCGAGGGCATAGACTACGATGCCGTCTGTGGCGACCTGGCCCGCCTGCTGAAGGAGGGAAGGCGGGCCATCCTGGTGCATGGGGGGTCCGCTGAGACGAACCGGCTGGCGGAGAAGCTGGGCCATCCGCCGGAGTTCATCACTTCGGAGTCGGGCTTCGAGAGCCGGCGCACCGACCGCGAGACCATCGAGATCTTCGAGATGGCGTATTGCGGCAGGATGAACAAGATGATTGTCGAGAAGCTGCAGGCCCTGGGAGTGAATGCTGTGGGTCTGTCAGGGCTGGACGGCCGGCTCCTGGAAGGGCCGCGCAAGAAGGCCATCCGGGCTCTGGTCGGGGGTAAGCGGGTGCTCATACGAGATGACCTCTCGGGCAGGGTGGACACAGTCAACGTCGGCCTGCTGACGCTGCTGCTGGATGCCGGGTACACACCCGTGGTGTCTCCGCCCGCGATCTCCCACGAGAACGAAGCCATCAATGTGGATGGCGACCGGGCTGCCGCCGCCATCGCGGAGGCTATGGGAGCCGAGGTTCTGGTGTTGCTGTCCAACGTGCCCGGGCTACTGCGGTCGTTCCCGGACGAGAGCACCCTCATTCGGCGGGTGGACGTTGCCGACGCTGACGCGTACATGGAGTTTGCCCAGGGGCGGATGAAGGTGAAGGTGCTGGGCGCGGTGGAGGCGGTCCGGGCCGGCGTGGGGCGGGTAGTGCTGGCGGATGCTCGGGTGGACGAGCCCATCCGCCGGGCGCTGGCGGGCGAAGGGACGACGGTGGCGTGAGTGCAAGCCACGGCCGAACCAGGCGCGCGGCGGGCTCTGGTGGCGCTCGAGGGGTGGCCGACGAGGGAAGACCAAAGGAGCGAGTTATGAAGGCGTTTGAGTTTCCTGTGAAGGTGCTCCGTGGAGGGAAGATTCAGTTGCCCGAACACGTGCTGAAGCAGTTGCCGGGCGACGGTGTGGTCCGAGTGATAGTGCTCCTCAATGAGCCCGGAGACCGTGAAGAGGGAGAGGCATGGTCCCGACTGGCGGCGCAGCAGTTTCTCTCCGGCTATGCCGCGGCAGACGCGGTTTACGACACAATCTAGGCCGTGGCCAGGTATCGCCCGGGGGAGATTGTCCTCCTGAGGTTCCCTTTCGCTGACGCAGTGGGGGCGAAGCGGCGCCCGGCGCTTGTTATGCTGGATGTTGACGACGATGACATTGTCGTAAGCCGCGTGACCAGCCAGGCTTGTCAGACGCCCTTCGACGTGGAGGTGTCAGCCTGGCAGGAAGCAGGACTCCTGCTTCCGTCGGTCGTTCGCCTGCACAAGCTGGCGACGCTGGAGAAGGGGCTGGTGGAACGGCGCCTGGGAGCACTGAACCATGATGACTGGCAGCAGGTGCGCTCGAGGGTGCTGGAGCTCTGGTCTTCGATCTGACCGCATGGCTGCCACGGCCAGGCTCCGGTTCTGCCACGACGGCCGCCCGAGCGCGGAGCATTGTATGCAGGGCACAGCCGCGGTGGTGGAGGCGGTCCGGGCCGGCGTGGGGCGGGTAGTGCTGGCGGATGCTCGGGTGGACGAGCCCATCCGCCGGGCGCTGGCGGGCGAAGGGACGACGGTGCAGGCTATAGGGAACAGGTCATAGGGGATAGGGAAGCGACACCGGTAGCCGTTCTGTTCGGCCGAAACGGTCTTCTGTCTGGGCCCTGCCAGAGGACCGAGGGGTGGCAATGCATCGGTTCCTCACTGTAATCGAGAAGGCAGGCGGGGACTACTGCGCCCACTCAGCGGATTCTGCGGGTTTCATGGCGACGGGCGGAACCGGGATGAAGCCACCCAGAGCACGCTCGAAGCGGCGAGGTCCATGTGCAGGGCCTCCGCTGAGGCCGTCTCCCCGTGCCGGACTCGGAATCCTTGGCCGAGTACATCGCCGTGTCGTGGGAGCAGAAGAGAACCGAAGCTGCGGGTCAGCAAGATTGGCGGGCGAGCGACATTGAGCGCAGGCGGCGCCTGCCGCTCGTTGTTCGAGTGGCCTGGGCGCTGTAGCCCGTATCGGAGTGAATGATGCAGTCGAGAGTTGACTACGCCGCCATTGAGGACCAGTACACCGCCGGAGTCTACCCGAAACGGGGCATTACCCTAGTGCGGGGGGTGGGTGCCCGCGTCTGGGACGACGCCGGTCGGGAGTACATTGACTGCGTGGGGGGGCATGGGGTGGCCAACCTTGGTCACTGTAACCCGGACGTGGTGCAGGCCATCCAGGAGCAGAGCAGAGCATTGCTGACCTGCCCGGAGATATTCCACAACGATCGGCGGGCCGCTCTGCTGGAGCGCCTGGCGCGCGTGACCCCGCCGGGGCTGGACTACGCCTTTCTGTGCAACTCAGGGACGGAGGCGGTGGAGGCGGCCCTCAAGTTCGCCCGGGTTGCCACCGGGCGCACGGGCATCGTGGCCACCATGCGCGGTTTCCACGGGCGCACGCTGGGTAGCCTCAGCCTCACCTGGGAGAAGGACTACCGCGAACCCTTCCAGCCTCTGGTGCCAGGGGTCAAGCACGTGCCCTACGACAAGCTGGAGGCCATGTCTGAAGTCGTGGATGGGGACACCGCAGCGGTGGTGGTGGAGGTGGTGCAGGGCGAGGGCGGCGTGCGGCCCGGGAGCGCCGACTACTTCCAGGGCCTCAGACAGCTGTGCCAGGAGCGGGGGGCGCTGCTGGTGGTGGACGAGGTGCAGACCGGATTCGGGCGCACTGGCAGGATGTTTGCCTGCGAGCACCATGACCTGGTGCCCGACATCAT includes:
- a CDS encoding aspartate aminotransferase family protein, whose product is MQSRVDYAAIEDQYTAGVYPKRGITLVRGVGARVWDDAGREYIDCVGGHGVANLGHCNPDVVQAIQEQSRALLTCPEIFHNDRRAALLERLARVTPPGLDYAFLCNSGTEAVEAALKFARVATGRTGIVATMRGFHGRTLGSLSLTWEKDYREPFQPLVPGVKHVPYDKLEAMSEVVDGDTAAVVVEVVQGEGGVRPGSADYFQGLRQLCQERGALLVVDEVQTGFGRTGRMFACEHHDLVPDIMTMGKAIAGGVPMGAVAFTRQVREALRPGLHGSTFGGNPLACAAAIATLDYLERTGLPRQAAEKGLYFRERLRAINARVIRDVRGLGLMVGVECRTKVQPYLEALMERGVLALPAGSTVLRFLPPLVIELEDLDQVAEAVAEVLR
- a CDS encoding [LysW]-aminoadipate kinase, which codes for MAEALVVVKVGGSEGIDYDAVCGDLARLLKEGRRAILVHGGSAETNRLAEKLGHPPEFITSESGFESRRTDRETIEIFEMAYCGRMNKMIVEKLQALGVNAVGLSGLDGRLLEGPRKKAIRALVGGKRVLIRDDLSGRVDTVNVGLLTLLLDAGYTPVVSPPAISHENEAINVDGDRAAAAIAEAMGAEVLVLLSNVPGLLRSFPDESTLIRRVDVADADAYMEFAQGRMKVKVLGAVEAVRAGVGRVVLADARVDEPIRRALAGEGTTVA
- a CDS encoding type II toxin-antitoxin system PemK/MazF family toxin, with the protein product MARYRPGEIVLLRFPFADAVGAKRRPALVMLDVDDDDIVVSRVTSQACQTPFDVEVSAWQEAGLLLPSVVRLHKLATLEKGLVERRLGALNHDDWQQVRSRVLELWSSI